A region of Bacteroidia bacterium DNA encodes the following proteins:
- a CDS encoding UvrD-helicase domain-containing protein has product MDYLDGLNPSQRSAVLQTDGPVMIIAGAGSGKTRVLTFRIAHLLAQGVDSFNILALTFTNKAAREMKKRIEDMVGPEAKNLWMGTFHSIFAKILRLEAHRLGYPSNFTIYDTDDTKSLLSTIIKEFGLDDKTYKTSLVLNRISGAKNNLISPMAYLANDEVMAEDRMSAKPKIGEIYLEYSKRCFKAAAMDFDDLLFNTNLLLRDFPEVLNRYQHKFKYIMVDEYQDTNFSQYVIVKKLASMYENICVVGDDAQSIYAFRGANIQNILNFEKDYPDLKVFKLEQNYRSTQTIVKAANSVISKNRDQLKKNVWTDNLQGNRIRVMRAMTDNEEGVLVANQVFEVKNVQQARNGDFAILYRTNAQSRAMEEALRKLNIPYRIFGGLSFYKRREIKDLLAYFRLVINPHDEEALKRVINYPVRGIGKTSIEKMVVLAKDNDMTLWQIGEYIAGRQIDIGASTGKVGDFITMIKSFQAMAGDRNAYELGSHIATSCGLLRELYMDKTPEGVSRYDNIQELLNGMKEFTEKSIELPLDSNEITVANSLESFMADIALLTDADEEDEEKEADKVSLMTIHAAKGLEFPYVFIVGMEENLFPSQLSLNSRAELEEERRLFYVALTRAEKQAFLSYATTRYKYGSLTGSEPSRFIEEIEPEYLDMPRQAPNRGLADSPVSFQPKSNFWTGNLSKKPERPAYTPPPIPSGLKRLEPSVPSSVNYSQDNQAIQPGVEVIHEKFGQGKVMQLEGSGDSRKATIFFPSSGQKQILLKFARLKIVG; this is encoded by the coding sequence ATGGATTATTTGGATGGATTGAACCCCAGTCAGCGTTCAGCGGTGCTACAAACCGATGGTCCGGTTATGATTATTGCCGGTGCCGGTTCAGGGAAAACCCGCGTACTTACTTTTCGCATTGCCCATTTGTTGGCCCAAGGTGTAGATTCCTTTAATATTTTGGCCTTGACCTTTACCAACAAGGCTGCCCGTGAAATGAAAAAGCGGATTGAAGACATGGTTGGACCGGAGGCAAAAAATCTCTGGATGGGCACTTTTCACTCCATCTTTGCCAAAATTCTAAGGTTAGAAGCACATCGATTGGGTTACCCCTCCAATTTTACCATTTATGATACGGATGATACCAAAAGCTTGTTATCAACCATTATTAAAGAATTTGGATTGGATGATAAAACCTATAAAACATCCTTGGTGTTAAACCGAATTAGTGGTGCTAAGAACAACCTAATTTCTCCAATGGCTTATTTGGCTAACGATGAAGTAATGGCGGAAGACCGAATGAGTGCCAAGCCCAAAATCGGGGAAATTTATCTGGAGTATAGTAAACGTTGTTTCAAAGCTGCGGCGATGGATTTCGACGATTTATTGTTCAATACCAATTTATTGCTAAGAGATTTTCCGGAGGTGTTAAACAGGTACCAGCATAAGTTCAAATACATCATGGTGGATGAGTATCAGGATACCAACTTTTCTCAATATGTTATTGTGAAGAAATTGGCTTCCATGTATGAGAACATTTGTGTGGTAGGTGATGATGCCCAAAGTATTTATGCTTTTCGTGGTGCCAACATTCAGAACATTCTCAACTTCGAAAAGGATTATCCGGATTTGAAAGTGTTTAAGTTGGAACAAAACTACCGCAGCACCCAAACCATTGTAAAAGCAGCTAACAGTGTAATTTCAAAAAACCGGGATCAGCTTAAGAAGAATGTTTGGACGGATAACTTGCAAGGAAATCGAATTAGGGTAATGCGAGCCATGACCGACAATGAAGAAGGGGTTTTGGTTGCTAATCAGGTTTTTGAAGTAAAAAATGTACAACAGGCGCGGAACGGCGATTTTGCCATTTTATACCGTACCAATGCCCAATCCAGGGCAATGGAGGAGGCTTTAAGGAAATTAAATATTCCTTACCGTATTTTCGGAGGATTGTCATTCTATAAACGCCGCGAGATTAAGGATTTATTGGCCTATTTCAGGTTGGTGATTAATCCCCACGACGAAGAAGCATTGAAGCGGGTAATCAACTATCCGGTTCGGGGAATTGGTAAAACAAGCATTGAAAAAATGGTTGTTTTAGCTAAAGACAATGATATGACCCTTTGGCAAATTGGTGAATACATTGCAGGTCGTCAGATTGATATTGGTGCATCTACCGGAAAAGTTGGCGATTTTATTACCATGATCAAGAGTTTTCAGGCCATGGCCGGAGACCGAAATGCTTATGAATTAGGCAGTCATATTGCTACCAGTTGTGGCTTGTTGCGGGAGTTGTATATGGATAAAACCCCAGAAGGTGTTAGCCGTTACGACAATATCCAGGAATTGTTAAACGGTATGAAGGAGTTTACCGAAAAATCCATCGAATTACCCTTGGATTCCAACGAAATTACCGTAGCCAATAGTTTAGAGTCGTTTATGGCCGATATTGCCTTGTTAACCGATGCCGACGAGGAAGATGAAGAGAAAGAGGCCGACAAAGTGAGTTTAATGACCATTCATGCGGCTAAAGGCTTAGAGTTTCCGTATGTATTTATTGTTGGAATGGAAGAGAATTTGTTTCCTTCTCAGCTTTCGTTAAACTCGAGAGCCGAATTGGAAGAAGAGAGACGCTTGTTTTATGTGGCCTTAACCCGTGCAGAAAAACAGGCGTTTTTGAGCTATGCTACAACCCGGTATAAATATGGAAGTTTAACCGGTAGCGAGCCTAGCCGGTTTATTGAAGAAATTGAGCCTGAATACCTGGATATGCCCAGGCAGGCCCCTAATCGAGGACTGGCAGATTCTCCGGTTTCATTTCAACCCAAAAGCAATTTCTGGACCGGTAATCTATCCAAAAAGCCTGAACGTCCGGCTTATACTCCACCACCTATTCCAAGCGGATTAAAACGCTTGGAACCTTCAGTGCCCAGTTCGGTTAATTATTCTCAGGACAACCAAGCTATACAGCCCGGGGTAGAGGTAATTCATGAAAAGTTTGGACAAGGCAAGGTGATGCAATTGGAAGGAAGTGGAGATAGCAGAAAAGCAACCATCTTTTTCCCCAGTTCAGGGCAGAAACAAATTTTGCTAAAGTTTGCCCGGCTAAAAATAGTAGGGTAA